CAATTTACATGATTAACAAATGAGTTAGACTAGTTCCTTCAATAATTCACACTACACACAAAATGATGCTGTCACAGCTCTAATTTAAACAATGCAGTACAATAAGCGTacacaaaatgtacaatatAGATTATTTAAATCAATACAATGTTcaaaagtgtttcatttttttagtATTGTATTTGTATACAAATACATTGATGtgtattgttaaaaaaataaaagctgattgtaaactttgatttgttttgtacaaaaatgtaaataacattTCAAATTCTATTAACATCACATTGCCATTATTTGTCTTAGTTACCACAGCTATTTGTCTCTGATTGACTTGAACTTTGCTACATTTCCCTTCAATCAACAAAACATTGAAAATCATGGCTCACACTAAGGACGGATCTCCATTGATCAAGGCTTGTTTGTCATCACTTCAGAGCACTGacgtttgatggtttttcattGAGTGATGGAGGCAATATCTGTCTCCAGACCATCTGTTACTGTCTCTGGCTCAGTGTTAcagcttcatcctcctctgtgtgtgtttcctagAAGAGACTGTCCACATCGCCCATCTCCACAAACACCGTCTTCAGCTGGGAATAGTATTCAATGGTCACCTGGCCATTCTCCCGCCCTATGCCTGGTGAATGTAAGGATTATACATTTACTTCCACTTACTGTGAAAGGGGAAACTaggttttaaaataatgaactaCTTTCCACACAAATCATATTAGCTACTGataacacattatattttgtatgaaaacacaatgttaaTAGAGTCATTTGTATGAATATTCCCTATAACTAGACTTGGTTCATTTAAAACTTACAATATCTATTTTAACCTGGTTTGAAAACAGAGTTGGAACCAGGACAACTTAATGGCTACAATCTCTGTCCTAGTGATGCAGGTCACAATAATCAACCCTGTAGTGTTGCAAGCAGACTGAAATGAtgttaataaaaataagaatttgCCGGTGACACTTAGCTCTTGGTCTAtgtgcaaaaacacaatcagacTGTACCTGACATTTTAAAGCCTCCAAATGGCACCTCCACAGGAGTGATGTTGTAGTTATTGATAAAACAGGAGCCAGCTTTGATCTGCTCAACCACACGGTGTGCTCGCCTCACATCCCTacagatgtaaaacaaaacattttttaaaacccttCAATTAGTCGTGTGCTCATTTTAAGAATATTAAAGCAGTGATGTATTGGGCCAAAAATTACAGTCCAGACTGTGAGTATTTGGATGgtttcaaacatgttttgttcttCAGACTCTGTGCTTCAACAAATTCAATTCAACTATGTGTAGGTTGCTATCGCTACATAAtgaacattagcattaacagctgtttacttaccaaaagcttcagccatcatCGCATTTAGAGGTTAAACTATGCCCTCTaggcagcactacttcttcttATCATGTTagactgagagcagactgaGCACTActgtgactcactatcacaaagtgatGTTACAGTACACTTAGCTACTAAAGGTTTTTGGGCAGCTATTTGTCATTTCAGCTTTAGTTGATGCACAAAAAAAGCTCACAGGTGGCTCAGAGTTGATTGAGAGTTTCTACTAATATGTGGAGTAAAgaggtgatgatgataatgaggaAAAGCAAAAATTAATCAGAGAGATGTGAAAGGTAGCTGGTTTGCCAACATCAGCCTAAATCCAGATTCGTCACGAAGAATAAAGACATTCttatggtttaaaaaaaatctgatttattgGCCTAAAATGACCTAAAATTACCTGGTGAAAACTCCTGCAGCCAGACCCATGGTGGTGTTGTTGGCTCTCTGCAGcacttcctcttctgtttcaaATGACAACAAGGACATGACGGGACCAAAGATTTCCTCCTTCACACATGTCATCTCATCTGTGCAGTCACCTGTATTTGTAGAAAAGTACCAAACAAGTCAGTGGACACACTGATACTTAAAAAACTCAGTCACTCTACACTGTATGTtctctatctatatatataagTATGCTGAACTCTTACCCAACACACACGGTGTCATATAGTATCCACCTTTGAGTCTGGGGTCTGATGGGACAAAACGTTCACCTCCACACAACACCCTGGCTCCCTGGAAACAAAAAATTCACACCACAGTCTAAATTTAAGTTGCTCTACACAATCCTTTcgacaaagaaaaacacatcattctGACAAGTCTTGCCTCTTTCTTTGCCTGATCCACAAAGGACAGGACTTTTTCTAGATGTGGCTGGCTGACCAGTGCTCCCATTCGGGTGCTCTCTAATAGCGGGTCTCCTATCTCAATCGCCTGGGTCCTCTTCACAATCTCCTCCACAAACTCAGGCAGAATATTCTTCTGAACGAACACTCTTGTACCGTTGCTGCAGACCTGTGATACATTtgaaatcaaacaaatcaaacaatatGCTTTCATGTGTAGATTGCACACAAAAATAGAATGTGTCAGCACataaagatgctaaaatgtgACAGCGTattgaaaatgcaaaacagtgCACACTACCTGGCCTTGGGACAGGAAATTGGCCATGAGAGCTCCCCTCACAGCGTTCTCCAGATCACAGTCCTGGAAGATGAGCAGAGGAGATTTCCCCCCAAGCTCCAGAGTTACAGGTTTCACCCCCTTGGATGCCATCTCCATAATCTATGGATCAAAGTCATTTGGTTGCAAATCAATCACTTAACCTGATCTCATTACATATCaggacagaaacatttttaataccACAAtaataaaaccaagaaaaaatGACAGGGTTTGTAGAATTTTTAGTTCACCACATATAAATAACACTGACCTTCTTGCCTGTTGGCACACTCCCAGTGAAGGACACCTTAGCCACGTCAGGATGGTGGCAGAGTAAGCTGCCAGTCTCCTGGCTACCTTGCACTACGTTGAACAGCCCCTCTGGAGCGCCAGCCTTCGTATAGATCTCTGCCAGCATGACTGCTGTCACGGGCGTCACTGGTGATGGCTTGAACACCATGGAGTTTCCTGTTTTATAtgacagacatgagagagagagaaaacaaataactatTTATACTGAAATTGTTTGACTCATTTTGCAAACTAGAAACCACTCAAATCTGATACAGTTGCCCATTAAATACATGTAGTTATGACTGTGGTTGTGAATTTGGCACAATAGTTACATTGTGAATGTTGGGGCCTGTTACATCAAGAATTAAGTAAAGAGATATACCACTGGGATACAGctatttaaattcatcatgttgcTGTAGTGCCATCTGTAGGTGAAGAGCCATTATATTTTTATGGATTGTTCAGAGTAAATGTGTATACCCATCATTTTGATTTGGCTGCAATTACACATGTATGTTTAGGAGTTACAACAGATTATGTTAAATAAGCCAAACCtagaaaaatgtacaaacatttaaaggaaaaatgcaaaaactttCTTCAGGTTCAACCAATATCTAAACCTACTTTAAGCCTTACCATTCAGGAGTTATTAGGCTATATGTAAACTGCTTTATAAACTGCTGCACTGTGGGGTTATCCAAACCCAAAAGCTAAGTTTTCCTTGGCCCATGCTTCAACTTTTTATTATGTCGTTTTTGAGATATTCtggtaaaaaacaaataaacaaacacagctaaCCAAAAACATAAGCTTCCTGACAGGAAATCATTCACAGTAATATTCACAGATGCCTTGATAGCTTTAGAAGAATCTCATACCACAGGCCAGAGCTGGAGCTGATTTCCAAGAAGCTATCTGAAAAGGATAATTCCAGGCACCAATGCCGACGCAGACTCCCAAAGGTTCCCTGCGGGTGTAGGCGAAGGATCCTCCGGGCAACTGCACATGCTGGCCTTGACATGGGAAAACAGAGGCAtaaacatgatgaaataaaagGTTCAATTGTCATTCTAAAAAGTGCTGATGCTGGAATGCAAAAATGTATGTCATAACATTTTTGCATAAAGTAAAAATGTCCATCAAACTGGattttcacacaaacagtgtCTCATAATGAGCTAATGGGCTCATAATATGGGCATCCAGACCAGAACTTGTAATTAATAAAATTTTCATAATGTAAAGTTAAATGGCCACCATCCCTGtatctgttatttattttccacatgCTGGCTGAGTATGAAAACACTTAACTAATAAGTGAGAGTTGTAACCAACCTGCCAGAGTGCTGGCCAGTCCTGCATAGTACTCTATACACAGTCTGCCGGAGTCCACGTCCAGACGAGCCTCTGTGATGGACTTCCCATTGTTGACCACCTCCATTTCAGctatctcctctctcctgctctgtgcaTGAAAACCGGGGTTAATGTAATAAATTGTGTTAGTGTAGGAACAATACTGGATGTACAAAACATTCAGGAAATCTTTCATGAATTTTGTAGAAGCTATTATCCCCTATTGAATTTCATTATAGAATTTGTGATCATTGTGATTTGTAATCATAACAACAACTTATTAGCCAATTTAGGTATTTAGCAActatgaaacacaaacacacagaatgaaCACCTCAATGATATGGGCAGCTTCTATCATGATCCTCGCCCTCTCCATTCCTGACATTTTGCTCCAATGGCCAAAGGCTGATTTGGCAGCCTTCACAGCCTGATTGACATCCACAGCACCACAAGGCTCCAAATGGCACAAGATTCGCCCTTCAAGGTGCAACATATAATGGTGACAACAGCAAAGTATGCaggttaaatataaaaaaacaacaggttaCACAGTTTCTATTTGGCCATCTCGCATTGCTTGTTCATTTGGTTAGTACTGATTCATTGTGAGTCATCCTTCAGTAAAGAAGCAAATTAAGTCCAGGCCTGTAGGGTATGGGCTGTGGCACACTGAATTAAGACTGACATTTACACGGCGTGCGCGTTTCATTTCCAGTGACAGGGCAGCACTAAGATAAGGAGCATCATTGTTCCTGGACAGTGGGCTGCACACAGGCTGTGTGCCAGCTCAAAGATGTCTGAACTGAAACTAAGAATCAAGCCAAAGAGAGCCTTAAAATTAATGAGACTGAACATCTACAATGCACAGGGTACTAGGCAGGCTATAAAAGCTAAGGATGTGGTCATATGTCTTGGTTCTGCTCTACTGAAGCTGCCCCAGGGCCATAAAACTGGTTACATATGACTGGGTGTGACTATATAGATCAACAGTATTTAAAGGAGCATGAGCTAGAAAGTTTTCAGAA
The DNA window shown above is from Lates calcarifer isolate ASB-BC8 linkage group LG4, TLL_Latcal_v3, whole genome shotgun sequence and carries:
- the aldh9a1b gene encoding 4-trimethylaminobutyraldehyde dehydrogenase B isoform X2, whose product is MSMNLPQSRREEIAEMEVVNNGKSITEARLDVDSGRLCIEYYAGLASTLAGQHVQLPGGSFAYTRREPLGVCVGIGAWNYPFQIASWKSAPALACGNSMVFKPSPVTPVTAVMLAEIYTKAGAPEGLFNVVQGSQETGSLLCHHPDVAKVSFTGSVPTGKKIMEMASKGVKPVTLELGGKSPLLIFQDCDLENAVRGALMANFLSQGQVCSNGTRVFVQKNILPEFVEEIVKRTQAIEIGDPLLESTRMGALVSQPHLEKVLSFVDQAKKEGARVLCGGERFVPSDPRLKGGYYMTPCVLGDCTDEMTCVKEEIFGPVMSLLSFETEEEVLQRANNTTMGLAAGVFTRDVRRAHRVVEQIKAGSCFINNYNITPVEVPFGGFKMSGIGRENGQVTIEYYSQLKTVFVEMGDVDSLF
- the aldh9a1b gene encoding 4-trimethylaminobutyraldehyde dehydrogenase B isoform X1, with the protein product MIQRLAVSLRRRPAAAPLGAAVRCVSSASVNVTVPLNFWAGKRRTSQENCNKENVYEPATGRILCHLEPCGAVDVNQAVKAAKSAFGHWSKMSGMERARIMIEAAHIIESRREEIAEMEVVNNGKSITEARLDVDSGRLCIEYYAGLASTLAGQHVQLPGGSFAYTRREPLGVCVGIGAWNYPFQIASWKSAPALACGNSMVFKPSPVTPVTAVMLAEIYTKAGAPEGLFNVVQGSQETGSLLCHHPDVAKVSFTGSVPTGKKIMEMASKGVKPVTLELGGKSPLLIFQDCDLENAVRGALMANFLSQGQVCSNGTRVFVQKNILPEFVEEIVKRTQAIEIGDPLLESTRMGALVSQPHLEKVLSFVDQAKKEGARVLCGGERFVPSDPRLKGGYYMTPCVLGDCTDEMTCVKEEIFGPVMSLLSFETEEEVLQRANNTTMGLAAGVFTRDVRRAHRVVEQIKAGSCFINNYNITPVEVPFGGFKMSGIGRENGQVTIEYYSQLKTVFVEMGDVDSLF